From Carassius auratus strain Wakin chromosome 9, ASM336829v1, whole genome shotgun sequence:
tttAAACAGGTGAAAACCTTGTCCCATGATGTGTTTGCTCAATTTTGGGCACAGAAGGGCCACCATTCAAGTGGGAATTAAATATTCCATGGAGggacatataaaatattataaaatacatatggTGGGTAACTTGAGGCGAGGGTTTACAGATCACAATGCAAGCTGGAGAAGTCTCGATCGTCACAATCATTGATGATAACATCCTGCATCAATTGTTCATGTACCGCAGGGTAcgattaaaattaatatatgtttaaCTAGTTTAATATGGAGAGGCACTGAAATATAAACCTTAGCTTATGTGTTTTTGATCTACACTGTATATGATGCGAGAACAGTTCGCTATTTAGGTTTGTAATAGCACTGACTCACCTTAACTTTAGCTGGTTTGAGCCAGAGATACCTTGCCTAAACACAAGATGACATTAACGTTCTGCTTGAGCAGATGAAAATTATGAAAGTATGAcaaccaaaaaattaaaaaaaatatttgttgggaTTGGGGTTGAAGGACAGTTTGCTCTGTTTTGTTTGGGTTtaggaaaaatgtaataaaataaattatattgcctAAGTACCCTAAGGCACATCATTTTTCCATTTTCGTAGCATAAACACCATCAAACGGATGCAAGCTTAGGATCTTCCAATGTTTCTctgtgagcgtgatttcaccaagtacatgTTCCTGggtcaacatccttgttgatcctggaacatcATTTCAAAAAAGCAATCAGAATTAAGgaataacttttcaggaaatgtcagttttaaggCTTACAATCAGGATTCGGTgattctacacccttgttaatcagctatcatttccctctgattttaggaataaattatgggtatgGTTAGGTttggggtagggattgggttaagtatGTATCtctggacagtaatgttgatccaggatcatcaaaagatgttgatccaggaacatgtcttaaaTGTCAAAATCATGGCGACCATGTTTCTCTACGGTGCTGAAACCTAAAGATGTCCGAGTTTTGATCTCCGTGTAACTGATACTagactgccattggctcatctgcatTAAAGGGAAGGGGCCTCTTGCGCTTGGGGTCCTAATTGTTGGAAATTTGCATCTGAATACTTATTATTGGCCAGTTTGTGTTAATTTGTAGAATTGGACAACAAACCAAATCCCCTTCTGGGACTTCAGGTTAATTCAACAAGCCAGAAGGGACAGTTTCAGAGCATTTTACAtgagcatttttaaacatttgatcaAAAGTCCATAAAAGAGAGGAGAGAAACATGCCCCTAAAACCCATTTTAAGGAACAAATTGGCAGACCAATTGGCCCTTAGACCactgatttcataaaaaatatatacacaaattttgaagaggaaatgtcttttttttttttaaggaaactttTAAGTATATGCTTTAAGGTGTTTCTTCTTAAACATATTTATCAATCTTTGACAGAGAAAgagcataaaaatgtaaaacgtaTGAGGAATTTGGTACAGCTCAGCTTTGGTAGTGTCAGGAAAATTcaggaaaacaatttttttacctCTCTATTTTATCTCACTGTCACCTAGACGAAACAACTGAGATATAATCTCATATCTCATTTTTCTTTCCTGTTGGGTTCATTCATATTTTGCTTCTGTGCtgtgaaaaatactttaaacATGAATAGGCCTATTCATAACTGAAGCATGTAACTTTTGGCCTCAATGTTACTAATcggcaaaacatttaaagattagaTTGTTTTAACTACATGTTATTTACTCATCAAAATAATTGACCCTTTTAACCCTCATTAATATTGTTAGCATTTTGACGTACACTTGATTTACATAGCATAACACATCTAGGCCTAGTCAtgtgtgaaaattattttaaaaataaataaagcttatgAAGTTTATAAATAAAGTAGTATGTGGTGCTTTTTacgttttcatgtttttttttttttttttctctatgtaatataaattattatgtaaCCCATCGATCAATGCACTTTCGTGCCGCTCCCTGTGTGTCCATGGGCCGTGCGGAGGTTTGTACCTTGCCGCTGGAATCTGGTTTTGGCCGATCTGACATCCCAGACCGGACCAACAGGTTTCGGTGACGCCCAGGACCAAAGACTGCCAGGTATAAATAAACGTAAGGAATGCAGACCTTCATAAACAACTAAGCGCACGAGAGACAAACATACTACTCTCGAATAAATCTTCATAAACCAGCAAAATGCAGATGTCCGAGCCCCTCAGCCAGAAGAACGCTCTGTTCACGGCAATGAACCGCTTCATCGGCGCCGTCAACAACATGGATCAGACGGTCATGGTGCCGAGTCTGCTGAGAGATGTGCCGCTGGACCAAGAGAAAGAGGAGCAGAAGCTAACCAACGACCCGGGGAGCTACCTGCGGGATGCTGAGGCCGACATGTACAGCTATTACAGCCAGCTCAAGTCCATCCGGAACAACGTCGAGTGGGGCGTCATGCGCGCAGAGGAGCAGAGGCGCAAGAGAGACACGACAGCGCCGGAGCCAGTGCGCACAGAGCCGGAGAGCGACATGGACCTGGAGCAGCTCCTGCAGTACCATCTCAAGGGCTTGCATGGGGTGCTGTCCAAACTGACGAGCCAAGCCAACAACCTGACCAACCGATACAAGCAGGAGATTGGCATCTCTGGATGGGGACAGTGAACTGCATCATGATATtgggagatgatgatgatgaagtatTCTAGTCTATTCTAATAGGATCTATTTGGCGTTTGTGGAAGAGCTACCAAAGGGACTGACCAAACAGAAGTTAAACTGTCAAAAGTTAAAATGCATGCAAACCGAGAGGGGAAAGGGGGTTTGTTGTAGTATTGGTTTTGGTGTTGATCACTGACGTATTATAAGATCATCTTCCTGTATTATGGCATTTTATTTGCACTGACAGTTTCCCcctctttttaaaaacaaaatctccGTTCAAATGGCTGGTTGCCATGCCTTATCTtgatatttaaatctatttatgtGTTATGTATAATTGAAAGcttttatttttccattctttttcattattttgagagGAAGGTTGTTGTCCTATGAAGTTGCTGTGTGTTCCAGAGGACGGATGACTTGAAGAACCGATAGTTTGTATAGTGAGAAATCCTATTGATGAAGCAGAAACCATATAGAAAATCATTGGGAATGTTCCCTGCTAATGACCTGAAACTATTCCTGAATTATCGTGTGAGTCAATGATGTGGAGGCTCTGaaaatcactgtgtgtgtgtcatgaagAGCTCCATGAGATTCTATGTGAAATTGTGCCTAAAGGCCAGTATGATTGTTAAAAACATTTGCTGTAttatttactgatttttttttactacaaaataAACTTTTGTAATTTGAAAACATCTAATGTGTAGTTGTTTATTCGTGATCATGCTTACACACATCCTGTTCCTGTTTTACAAATAAGCCACACACAAATTCTTCATTCCTTACTAAAAGTtcataatttaaataactttCATTTCTGAGACTGCGGATGGATTAGACATAATgccatgaaatataatttatccattattatcaatttttttcCTATTTAGTGTGTGCATACAATGTTAAGTGAGATAAAGAAacagatttgttttcttttatatacAAAGattaggccttttttttttttgagcaaaaatATACAAAGTGCCCATACACTTGTGCCCTTGTGAGCAGACATGAGAATAGGCCAACAAGATAAGTTGGTTTCATAAAATATGGGATTCTACTCTGTGAAAGATGCCAGTCCATTGGAGTCTCCAAATTTAGGCGtgtgaataaaaatgttcaaaatgtatttccaaaacacaatcatttaaaaatctaaataatattatattaatatatatatttatgttattattgCACAATGCCTTCTAGGATACCAGAGATTCTTATTTTCGTGGACCTAAacctaaataaacattttgacaaaAGGCGTGAACTGTCACACCATGTTCTTTGAATGAATCTGATGATGAATCACCTCGCCTTCATGTTTCTTACCATATTGTGAAAACTAAAGCAAAAAATTGCactacataatatatttttttaaatcagtaaacACATCAAAACTTGTTCAAATAATGCTGAACagtttcatttgttcatttagataaaataaaatctgattcgAAGTTACATTTCCTAATTTATCTCGTCTTCAAAAATATTGGCCATGAGTGGAGTAGAGGCTAATGAAGTGGCTGACAAACTAGCTAAGCAAGCTTTAAATCATGCAGATGTTGACATACAAGTGGTTCTTAGTAAAAAAGAGGTTCAGGCTAAAGTGAAAGAAGTCACTCATAGTAAATGGCAAGAAGCATGGGATGTTGATAGCAAGGGCAGACATCTTAATAGCATCCAACAACTTGTAGGAAATGGAAGAAGTGTATATAAGAACAGGAAGGAAGATATTATCATTTCACGTCTTAGAATTGGACATTCTGGACTAAATCATTCCCTTTTTAAAATAGGAAAGCATGCAACAGGTAAATGTAGAAATTGTGATGAATCAGAGACAATagagcatattttattttcatgtcaacAGTACGAAAATGAAAGAATATTGCTTATTCAAGAAATGGAAAAAATTGGACATTAACACTTACAATATACAAAGCTTTTTGGAATGTAATTTTGAGCAATGGAAGAAGTATAGAgccattattaaatttattaaagacATAGGGTTATacgggataattttttttttttttttttttttttttatttatttgttattatttttttcatttccttgCTTGTCTGAGCTCCACACTCCAGTTtggtaggtggcggtaatgcaccataagctggtttgccaaccgccataaaaaattcagaagaagaagaagaagaattggcCATGAGTTTCTGTGAAGGGGAAACGGAAACGTCACCGCGTTTCGTCTCGCTGTGCTTTTGTCCCTCTGCGCACTCCTTACGTGTCAATGTGGCTGTGTTGTTCTCATGATGTGTGCACTCCACATCAAAATATTATTCAGTAAAAAGAAGTAATAATTATGGGCGATGAACATCCACTCGAGGTTAGCAACACTAGCAGCTCCCGCTGTCCTTTTTTCAACGCTGTACCCGACGACTATCGATGCGTAAgtataaacatgttttaaaaactaACGTTACTGTAAATGCTAACTTGTTAGCCCTCATGCTAATCACAACATGACATCATTCTTTCCAGCCATGATGATGTTCAGTAATACTTTTTTCCGAAAGAAAGACATGGAAGTAAGATGGTGTGTAGGGATTTATGACAGCTTAATTtgagttaaacatttaaacatttttgtggGAAATTCGTAAGATGAGTCACGATGAGATAAGTTCAATAGGAAATGAATCATTTATTGATCTGTGAAGGGCATAGCACAAGAGGAGCAGGGAAACACCTGACTGACTGCATTGCTTTGATGAAAAGTCGGAGAGGGTCTAAAAGTGTAAATATAGGTACTGTTaggaaaaaaaacagataaacgAGGTATTTATGCTAACGTTACTGAAAgggttattgaaaaaaaaaactattgtcttCATGGAATCCTATTTctccttgatttcttttttttccttcttttttaattttaattagatttatgtatgtgttttaattCACAGGATGTGATTCTTAAGGTGAAAAGAGCCACAGGGACATTTTCACTAGTGGCATGGTGAGTCAAATCATAATACAcgtttcttcttatttttaaaatggcttttgagcattcttaactttattaaaattcCCTTTTGTGTAGCCTTTTCATGCTGTTTGCAATATGGCTGCTCCGCCGATATAACTCTTTGGCTCAGGTACAGTATGTGTTATGGTTCaaatgttcatttgtttgttgtttgtttgtttgtttcgttcgtttgattgttttttaaaataagttaatactTGCATCCATAATTATAACCCGTAGTTTTCATAATAAGTCTTATTGttgattattatgaattatttgaagtaatattgaaactttttttatgtgtattttgtatgtcttTTTTCCTTTCCCCTTCAGAAAATGATATTCAGTCTGACAGTAGCTGCAGCTTTTGACAGTGTTGCTTATGTTATGGTGAGTTGCACTGATTCCTGTGTGTGAAAGACAGACAGGaactattttctctctttttaataactttatttcaTCGCACCTGTTGCTTTCTTCTCATCTGCAGGGAGAGTCTCATCTAGAGGGGTCTCTGTGTAATTTTCAAGCCTGGTGGCTCACATATTTTGGTAAATTTGGCAACTGATTTAAAGATATGTTTTCATATGTGAACTAACAGATAATCAGTTCTGAAATGGGATAGTAAGAGGATTTATTTTTGCCTTTGATGTAACTAGCAGAAGACATTCGAATACATCAAATtcacaacacaaaaaaacacatgcagTATGATATTTCTGAATAAAGTCATTTAAATGGAAAGTAAGTAACTTTAGTGCATCAAAATAGGAGCACAACATCCTGTGTTGACAATGTCATAATAAACTACTGTTGCAATAGTTATTATAGCTTTCATTGTTTGTTTCAGATTGGACCGCACTGATGTGGGTTTGTCTTATTACATTTAATCTGTACCTGAACCTGGTGAGAGAAATCAGAACTGAACATTATGAAATGTGAGTCACTAGACACACGCAAATAAACATGTTTAGTTGTGTATACATACAGATAGAGTGTTCCTAATATCTGCATGTGTTTCTCAGACATTATCATTTGGTGGCGTGGGGGGTTCCTCTGCTCATGTCCACCCTCCCCCTGATGGCTGGGTACTACGGTCCCTCTGGAGCCTGGTGGTGAGTGGCCTTTGACTTATGATAGATTAATTGTAATCATATCACTTACATTCATCATCAGTCCTTTCTGTCTCATTGTTTTCCTGCAGTTGGATCACAGATAAGCATGTCGGGTGGAGGTTTGGCATGTAAGTTTGTAATGTTCAGCATGCCTGTGAGTGTTTGCAGAAATGCATGTTGTTGCTAGGAATGAATTTGTTTTGGACGAATGAAACTATGTTATGAGTAGCATCATTTTTCAGAGGCTCACGTAGCTCATGCTCTTTGAATTTCAGGAATTTCCGTTCCCATTCTTTCTGACAGGTTATTGTGCATGTTGGagtttataacaatgtttttcaCCTTTACTTATGTCCAGTTACGCTGTGTTAAGGATTGTTCACACTGGCAACAAGTATATTTGGACACCTAAAATGCATGAATGCTGTATAATATTTACATGAGTGCAcaagatatctgtactgtatttaattGATCAGTATcgatatatatctatgtatattttacatttagatgatCTTTGCTTTCATCCAAAAGTCAAAAAGAGTTAAATGAATCCGTTTTTCATACTCTATACTTTTTAATCATTACAAATATAAGTTAATGATGATATAGTTAATACATTATGTATTAGATTATTGATTGTCCTTTTATCAGTAGtgcctttaaaatgaaaataattgtcTTCAACCAGTTCTCAGAGTTTTAATATTGTTGCATCCCTAGGTGTTtattttaggtaacactttattttaaggtgtccttaatATACGTTACATGTTAACCCtgaccatatagtaagtacatgtagttaactaatattgTTCATTAATTAACTTTATAAATGCACTGTAGCAAGGTCAGCATTTAACAGAAGGATAGTATAAGCACACTATAAAATTAACACTATCAAGTGTCCAAATACGTTTTGAGGCCTCTGTGTATTTTCTTGTTTGAGGTGTAAAGTATTGTTTATTTGCAGATGGTACATTCCTCTGTTTAGCCTGATTATCCTCATGACCTGCTGTTATGCTCGAATCATCTGTGTGGCCAACGAGAGGGTGAGTGAATGGGATTGTGAAACATGGTCTTTCTACTTCCTAAATTAGTTTTCATGACAAATTGCTGCTTAAAATAGTGTAATTAATCGTAAATGAAGAGCTTTATCTCCTTCCTGTTTTCTGGTAACGCTGACTTACCACAGTTTTGCTGAAAGTGACATTCCACATTCCAGAACATTTTGCACGTCTGGCAGATTCTGACACGCGCTGACGCAATGAATCCACTTACGTACGTGCAGACATCTGTGTAGTCTACACAGGTCTTACTGTGGTACACTCAGCAGTGTACATTAAAATATCACGAAAGAGATGATTGGATTTGTGCCGGAGCAGCGCCGATCAGTCATACAAAACATAATGATCCATGCATTAGGAGTATAAATGCATGTCTAAAATTTCTGTGCTTATTTCAGATGCGTTCCTGGTTAGGCACCTTCAACccagaaagagagaggaggaaggtatgtgtgtgtgtatatttatttgcgTACGTGCAaatgctgccatctactggttcatacatttatgtattatgACTTCTTTCTCCAGCTCTCTCTATCTGAAGAGATCAGACCGTTGAAGTGGTATCCCTCTGTCTATCTGCTCGTCTCTATCTTCCCTCTCATAAATCGGTAACTTCATTTTCTCACCATATCTTACAGTGATGTAAATCCTGTATACAAATGTTGTTCCATAAAATATCATCATTATTAAATACTTATTGCAATAATGACATATTtctatattgttttaattttcatacttttataataaaatacaattattgtttatttatttggtttttggTGTAGTCATattgaatgatttttatttttttggctcaCATGCCTCACACCTTTGGGTGCAtctttgtgcatgtgtgtctgatctgtatgtgtgtttctgcagacTTCATAATGCTGCTTACCCAGAGGACCCTGTGTTTTCTCTGACGTTATTGCATGTGCTCAGTGCTCCCTTGCATGGGCTTGCAAATGCTCTTGTCTTCGGTAAGGACACCTGGAGTCAGTTGAGTACAACAGGAATAAAGGTACAGTTCATGCTCACTGCTCTCAGCTGTGGTTAATCACCTTAGCATTCTGTTTGATTTCAATCTCTTCTACATGTAACATTTTTTCTTCAGATGGCTATCCAGTCTCGACTGTGTGACAGCACAATGATTGGAGAGTACCATGCTGCAAATGTAAGATACACACATGACCTCAATACACACTCCGATTCCGACGATGAGGACAACAACGTCCTATTTTACAGCCCGGACATGATCTTAAAAGATAGGGGACCCTGGGAGAATGTTTAggaagtgtgcgtgtgtgtgtgtgtgtgtgtgtgtgtgtgtgtgtgtgtgtgtgtgtgtgtgtgtgtgtgtgtgtgtgtgcgcgtgcgtgcacatatttttacattatttgccTTTAAAGAATTTCTATCAGTGTTTCTGTGTTGCAGCTTTCTTGTTGACAGTTTAATTATAGCATGTATTATTATAGTTGGAGAACAGAAGAGAAAATGGTTGATAGTATGTTTTCATTTGCCATTAAAGATGAATGATAGCACAAGATTTGTTCTACTGTATTAATGTGGAAAATCTTTCAATCAAGCTGTTTACCGCCTCAAAATAATGTTTGTTGTATATAATGGAATTAAAGATTTCCTTTTCTATTTCATTCAGCTGATTATTTCAGACatattcttttaaaacatttgagcatgttttactattttatttatgaaaatgtacaCTATATTTTTGTATCATTTGCAGATTCAgcaaatttaaaatacaaatttaataagatgtatttttgtgtttgtgtgtcttttgtCTAGTAGAAAGAGCTGACACTCTTATTAACTTCagttaattaagttaaattagTCTAGATATTGAGTCTCTTAGCACTTAGGTCAGGATGATTCATGAGAAAGCCCTGGCATGTTTCCCATTAACTGCTTCATGAAGGTTATAAAACGTctaaacagaataaatcagttaTATAAACTTTAAACTGGTGTCTGTTTGTGTAACTTAGTCTTACGAAACCCACTGAATTGACAGAAGTGTGAACACTATGTTCTTGTCAGAAATGTACAATTTTTCCATCTCTCTTTAGCTctatgtagtaaaaaaaaaagaaatgaaataaatattatttaaagtgtttaatataaataagagaagataaatattataaacaaaaggGAATCAAATTTTTATGCTGTGTTTTTCTGATTGGCCGTGTTGTATGTCGTCATCTCAGCTCGTTTCATAACGATTGGTGAACAACTCATCATAAGTGGCAAAGGAGCCAATCAATGAGAAGTAGGTTGTAAGACTGATGAGAAATGCTACAGTAACCCATACGTAACATATTTTCATAACAGCAGCTGGTGACACTACTACTGGAAGAGACAGGGCGCTTCCGGAACAACAACACAACGTTCATAGCTTGTACAAGACGCTTGTGTTTCCAGGCAAATTTATTTCTACGAAACGGACAGTAGAAACTGTACGATCTGTAAACGATGGTGTGACTTCTGATAAAAGGTAAGACGCAGTTCTTTAAAGCCTTTAACAATAGGACAAAAGATTCGAACCTTTCAGTTTCTGATTACGAAAcacctataataatataataaatataaaaatattacgcTCTTATCGCTGCTCGTTTCATTTATAATTCGTGTACATGAATGTATATTATGTACAAAATAATGTTCGTTAAACATTATGTACAAAATAATGTTCGTTAAACATTGTAGTAATGTATATTTCAGCTGTAGGCTATGTCaactttgtatttttaattaactgaaaTGAACGACAAGATATGACCTTTTTTGATAATACAATGATAATTCATTATTACCATGGTTAAGTTAAAAGTCCAACCATCTGATATGAGCACTGTACTATGGTATTACCACACTGCATTTAGTAGAAAAAAAATGATGaggttttaatgaatatttttttcatgctttttatttttatgaaagaaCTGTTCCTTATAGGATCACCATAGTGAATTTTGTTTCGTGTATTTGTATGATGTTTAATTTGTAACATTTCCCTACAGCCAGCATCTACGTGGTGCGCAAGATCCGCGCTGCCCTCAAAGAGGGAGAGCAAGCAGAACAACCTGTGCTCACACCATGTAGTCTGGCTAAAGGTGAGGTATACTCActtatctttctctctttctctcacacagacacacacagagaaaaccCAGAAACATAAAGAAAAGACCATAGGGTGAAAGTGTTTTATTACTCTGTAGCCTGTCTTGAGTGAGTCAGAGTACAGAAGTACAATAGAGTGAATGGTGTGGTCAAATCAATATCATATTGAAGTCCTCTGACGTGTTTGTGTTTCTAGGTAAAAAGGAGCGCTATGCATCAGACGCAGCATTAATGGCCGCTCCAGAGCCTGAGGGTGCTGCAGGGTCATCTGCATCTACAGAGACAGCTATGGAGAAATGTGGTTCCTGAGGTTAAAGGTCACGCAGAAGCAAATCTGGGCACAATGGAGGCTGAAAAAACTGCATTGCTGGACGccagcatgtgttgtgttttggatGCTAGTGTTTCAAAAAGGCCAGCTAAGCTGGTCTTTTAAGTAGAGGTTTTAAAATGGGAAGGCAGATTGTAATAAAGATCTGACATCAGTCCAGTTTTGCTCTGCGTGACGTTTTGTTCTTAGGTGCCAACACTTGctgctcctctctctttctctttttctgtttcccATCAGCTGTAGTTTGTGAAGGTCTGTTCATCAACCTCTGACTCAGGGGCGGTTCAGATCTGATGTTTACCTGCAGCTTTTGTATTTATAACTGACTGTACACTGATTGAAGACATATCGCTGTTAGTAACAATAACATCTGACGCTCTTTATAAGATTATGTAATTTTTGTAATGATAAAAACCACTAATAAAATGGTCCATTGttctcttgatttttttttttttttttttacatttttttaaaattagctTTGTTTTGTAATCTCTGGTATATTTGTTCTGTCCATTCTAGGAAGCTATA
This genomic window contains:
- the si:dkey-100n23.5 gene encoding cyclic AMP receptor-like protein A, with the translated sequence MGDEHPLEVSNTSSSRCPFFNAVPDDYRCDVILKVKRATGTFSLVACLFMLFAIWLLRRYNSLAQKMIFSLTVAAAFDSVAYVMGESHLEGSLCNFQAWWLTYFDWTALMWVCLITFNLYLNLVREIRTEHYEIHYHLVAWGVPLLMSTLPLMAGYYGPSGAWCWITDKHVGWRFGIWYIPLFSLIILMTCCYARIICVANERMRSWLGTFNPERERRKLSLSEEIRPLKWYPSVYLLVSIFPLINRLHNAAYPEDPVFSLTLLHVLSAPLHGLANALVFGKDTWSQLSTTGIKMAIQSRLCDSTMIGEYHAANVRYTHDLNTHSDSDDEDNNVLFYSPDMILKDRGPWENV
- the LOC113108732 gene encoding mid1-interacting protein 1A, whose amino-acid sequence is MQMSEPLSQKNALFTAMNRFIGAVNNMDQTVMVPSLLRDVPLDQEKEEQKLTNDPGSYLRDAEADMYSYYSQLKSIRNNVEWGVMRAEEQRRKRDTTAPEPVRTEPESDMDLEQLLQYHLKGLHGVLSKLTSQANNLTNRYKQEIGISGWGQ